In Notolabrus celidotus isolate fNotCel1 chromosome 22, fNotCel1.pri, whole genome shotgun sequence, one genomic interval encodes:
- the numb gene encoding protein numb homolog isoform X4 has translation MNKLRQSFRRKKDVYVPESSRPHQWQTDEEAVRSGKCSFAVKYLGHVEVEESRGMHICEDAVKRLKTAGKKPVRAVLWVSADGLRVVDDKTKDLILDQTIEKVSFCAPDRNFERAFSYICRDGTTRRWICHCFMAIKDSGERLSHAVGCAFAACLERKQKREKECGVTATFDANRTTFTREGSFRVTTATEAAEREEVMRQLQDAKKAETDVAAAAATSVTNSSTHPSGGSPSPSSSPPLSAGMLGPQAIPRRHAPADVIARQGSFRGFPVLSQKTSPFKRQLSLRMNELPSTMQRKSDFPMTNTVPEVEGESDSISSLCTQITSAFSGPPEDPFSSAPMPKPTSSPQSPVAPGSNWTAPTPVIVVPPSSSPVMSSHRRTPSEADRWLEEVTKSVRAPLPNPILAGATPPPQPFTAPVLPMPVAAPPSVPPVAFMSSLPPAVPMLPPRQPAFQPQAPASYPMPNGLPFPQASVPVVGITPSQMVANVFGSATQPQPYPIPAPTTQLDAQAVGHISPFIKPPQPAAVHPAPLQPANGSVTFNGADSWAAPSQLAPSSPATQPPQQQQEDAFEAQWAALEGRSRQRTTPSPTNPFSTELHKTFEIQL, from the exons ATGAATAAGCTACGGCAGAGCTTCCGCCGGAAGAAAGACGTCTACGTGCCGGAGTCGAGTCGGCCGCACCAGTGGCAGACGGACGAGGAGGCGGTCCGCAGCGGCAAATGTAGCTTTGCAGTCAAG TACCTGGGCcatgtggaggtggaggagtccCGAGGCATGCACATCTGCGAGGACGCAGTGAAGCGGCTAAAGACG GCGGGGAAGAAGCCGGTGCGAGCTGTGTTGTGGGTGTCTGCAGACGGTCTACGTGTCGTAGACGACAAAACAAAG GACCTGATTCTGGACCAGACAATAGAGAAGGTGTCGTTCTGCGCCCCGGACCGGAACTTCGAGAGGGCGTTCTCTTACATCTGCAGGGATGGAACAACACGACGCTGGATCTGCCACTGCTTCATGGCCATCAAGGACTCG GGAGAACGTCTCAGTCACGCCGTCGGTTGTGCATTCGCCGCCTGTCTGGAGCGAAAACAGAAGCGAGAGAAGGAGTGCGGCGTCACGGCGACCTTTGACGCCAACAGAACCACCTTCACCCGGGAGGGCTCGTTTCGTGTCACAACAGCGACGGAGGCGGCAGAGCGGGAGGAAGTCATGAGGCAGCTGCAGGATGCTAAAAAAG cagagacagatgtGGCCGCCGCCGCAGCCACCAGCGTGACAAACTCCTCCACACACCCGTCAGGAGGCTCACCTTCCCCCTCGTCCTCCCCTCCGCTCTCCGCGGGCATGCTGGGACCCCAGGCGATACCGCGCAGACACGCACCGGCTGATGTGATCGCCAGGCAGGGCTCCTTCAGAGGCTTCCCGGTTCTCAGTCAGAAGACCTCTCCTTTCAAACGACAGCTGTCACTGCGCATGAACGAGCTGCCCTCCACCATGCAGCGCAAGTCTGACTTCCCCATGACGAACACAG TCCCCGAGGTGGAAGGAGAAAGTGACAGCATCAGCTCGCTGTGCACTCAGATCACCTCAGCTTTCAGCGGACCCCCTGAGGACCCCTTCTCTTCAGCACCGATGCCCAAACCAACCTCCTCTCCACAGTCTCCTGTAGCACCAG GAAGTAACTGGACAGCCCCCACCCCGGTGATCGTGGTCCCCCCCTCGTCCTCCCCCGTCATGTCCTCCCACAGACGCACCCCGTCTGAAGCAGACCGGTGGTTAGAAGAAGTCACAAAGTCTGTACGAGCCCCGTTGCCTAACCCAATCCTCGCCGGGGCCACGCCTCCCCCGCAGCCATTCACGGCTCCCGTTCTACCGATGCCTGTGGCTGCCCCTCCCTCCGTTCCTCCGGTGGCCTTCATGTCCTCTCTGCCCCCCGCGGTGCCCATGTTGCCCCCTCGACAGCCAGCCTTCCAGCCTCAGGCTCCGGCCTCCTACCCGATGCCGAACGGGCTGCCGTTCCCTCAGGCCAGCGTCCCCGTGGTCGGCATCACGCCCTCGCAGATGGTGGCCAATGTGTTCGGCTCGGCCACGCAACCCCAGCCCTACCCGATCCCGGCCCCCACAACACAGCTCGATGCCCAGGCTGTAGGCCACATCAGCCCCTTTATCAAACCCCCGCAGCCCGCTGCAGTGCACCCCGCCCCCCTCCAGCCAGCCAATGGCAGTGTGACCTTTAACGGGGCAGACAGCTGGGCCGCCCCGTCCCAACTGGCTCCATCATCCCCAGCCACCCAGCcgccccagcagcagcaggaagatgCCTTTGAGGCCCAGTGGGCAGCCTTGGAGGGCCGCTCCCGCCAGCGCACCACACCCTCCCCGACAAATCCCTTCTCCACTGAGCTGCACAAGACTTTTGAGATCCAGCTCTGA
- the numb gene encoding protein numb homolog isoform X1, translating into MNKLRQSFRRKKDVYVPESSRPHQWQTDEEAVRSGKCSFAVKYLGHVEVEESRGMHICEDAVKRLKTDRKFFKGFFAKAGKKPVRAVLWVSADGLRVVDDKTKDLILDQTIEKVSFCAPDRNFERAFSYICRDGTTRRWICHCFMAIKDSGERLSHAVGCAFAACLERKQKREKECGVTATFDANRTTFTREGSFRVTTATEAAEREEVMRQLQDAKKAETDVAAAAATSVTNSSTHPSGGSPSPSSSPPLSAGMLGPQAIPRRHAPADVIARQGSFRGFPVLSQKTSPFKRQLSLRMNELPSTMQRKSDFPMTNTVPEVEGESDSISSLCTQITSAFSGPPEDPFSSAPMPKPTSSPQSPVAPVNGTAPAFSVTTAVAASAAAAAAAAAVTSNPPVLPPALPARDTNPWAKTPGGAPASAQPGSNWTAPTPVIVVPPSSSPVMSSHRRTPSEADRWLEEVTKSVRAPLPNPILAGATPPPQPFTAPVLPMPVAAPPSVPPVAFMSSLPPAVPMLPPRQPAFQPQAPASYPMPNGLPFPQASVPVVGITPSQMVANVFGSATQPQPYPIPAPTTQLDAQAVGHISPFIKPPQPAAVHPAPLQPANGSVTFNGADSWAAPSQLAPSSPATQPPQQQQEDAFEAQWAALEGRSRQRTTPSPTNPFSTELHKTFEIQL; encoded by the exons ATGAATAAGCTACGGCAGAGCTTCCGCCGGAAGAAAGACGTCTACGTGCCGGAGTCGAGTCGGCCGCACCAGTGGCAGACGGACGAGGAGGCGGTCCGCAGCGGCAAATGTAGCTTTGCAGTCAAG TACCTGGGCcatgtggaggtggaggagtccCGAGGCATGCACATCTGCGAGGACGCAGTGAAGCGGCTAAAGACG gACAGGAAATTCTTCAAAGGATTCTTTGCAAAA GCGGGGAAGAAGCCGGTGCGAGCTGTGTTGTGGGTGTCTGCAGACGGTCTACGTGTCGTAGACGACAAAACAAAG GACCTGATTCTGGACCAGACAATAGAGAAGGTGTCGTTCTGCGCCCCGGACCGGAACTTCGAGAGGGCGTTCTCTTACATCTGCAGGGATGGAACAACACGACGCTGGATCTGCCACTGCTTCATGGCCATCAAGGACTCG GGAGAACGTCTCAGTCACGCCGTCGGTTGTGCATTCGCCGCCTGTCTGGAGCGAAAACAGAAGCGAGAGAAGGAGTGCGGCGTCACGGCGACCTTTGACGCCAACAGAACCACCTTCACCCGGGAGGGCTCGTTTCGTGTCACAACAGCGACGGAGGCGGCAGAGCGGGAGGAAGTCATGAGGCAGCTGCAGGATGCTAAAAAAG cagagacagatgtGGCCGCCGCCGCAGCCACCAGCGTGACAAACTCCTCCACACACCCGTCAGGAGGCTCACCTTCCCCCTCGTCCTCCCCTCCGCTCTCCGCGGGCATGCTGGGACCCCAGGCGATACCGCGCAGACACGCACCGGCTGATGTGATCGCCAGGCAGGGCTCCTTCAGAGGCTTCCCGGTTCTCAGTCAGAAGACCTCTCCTTTCAAACGACAGCTGTCACTGCGCATGAACGAGCTGCCCTCCACCATGCAGCGCAAGTCTGACTTCCCCATGACGAACACAG TCCCCGAGGTGGAAGGAGAAAGTGACAGCATCAGCTCGCTGTGCACTCAGATCACCTCAGCTTTCAGCGGACCCCCTGAGGACCCCTTCTCTTCAGCACCGATGCCCAAACCAACCTCCTCTCCACAGTCTCCTGTAGCACCAG TGAACGGCACAGCTCCCGCCTTCTCTGTCACTACTGCTGTTGCcgcgtctgctgctgctgccgccgccgccgctgctgTAACCTCTAACCCCCCAGTTCTGCCCCCCGCTCTGCCTGCTCGAGACACTAACCCCTGGGCTAAGACCCCAGGAGGGGCCCCGGCCTCAGCACAGCCAG GAAGTAACTGGACAGCCCCCACCCCGGTGATCGTGGTCCCCCCCTCGTCCTCCCCCGTCATGTCCTCCCACAGACGCACCCCGTCTGAAGCAGACCGGTGGTTAGAAGAAGTCACAAAGTCTGTACGAGCCCCGTTGCCTAACCCAATCCTCGCCGGGGCCACGCCTCCCCCGCAGCCATTCACGGCTCCCGTTCTACCGATGCCTGTGGCTGCCCCTCCCTCCGTTCCTCCGGTGGCCTTCATGTCCTCTCTGCCCCCCGCGGTGCCCATGTTGCCCCCTCGACAGCCAGCCTTCCAGCCTCAGGCTCCGGCCTCCTACCCGATGCCGAACGGGCTGCCGTTCCCTCAGGCCAGCGTCCCCGTGGTCGGCATCACGCCCTCGCAGATGGTGGCCAATGTGTTCGGCTCGGCCACGCAACCCCAGCCCTACCCGATCCCGGCCCCCACAACACAGCTCGATGCCCAGGCTGTAGGCCACATCAGCCCCTTTATCAAACCCCCGCAGCCCGCTGCAGTGCACCCCGCCCCCCTCCAGCCAGCCAATGGCAGTGTGACCTTTAACGGGGCAGACAGCTGGGCCGCCCCGTCCCAACTGGCTCCATCATCCCCAGCCACCCAGCcgccccagcagcagcaggaagatgCCTTTGAGGCCCAGTGGGCAGCCTTGGAGGGCCGCTCCCGCCAGCGCACCACACCCTCCCCGACAAATCCCTTCTCCACTGAGCTGCACAAGACTTTTGAGATCCAGCTCTGA
- the numb gene encoding protein numb homolog isoform X2: protein MNKLRQSFRRKKDVYVPESSRPHQWQTDEEAVRSGKCSFAVKYLGHVEVEESRGMHICEDAVKRLKTAGKKPVRAVLWVSADGLRVVDDKTKDLILDQTIEKVSFCAPDRNFERAFSYICRDGTTRRWICHCFMAIKDSGERLSHAVGCAFAACLERKQKREKECGVTATFDANRTTFTREGSFRVTTATEAAEREEVMRQLQDAKKAETDVAAAAATSVTNSSTHPSGGSPSPSSSPPLSAGMLGPQAIPRRHAPADVIARQGSFRGFPVLSQKTSPFKRQLSLRMNELPSTMQRKSDFPMTNTVPEVEGESDSISSLCTQITSAFSGPPEDPFSSAPMPKPTSSPQSPVAPVNGTAPAFSVTTAVAASAAAAAAAAAVTSNPPVLPPALPARDTNPWAKTPGGAPASAQPGSNWTAPTPVIVVPPSSSPVMSSHRRTPSEADRWLEEVTKSVRAPLPNPILAGATPPPQPFTAPVLPMPVAAPPSVPPVAFMSSLPPAVPMLPPRQPAFQPQAPASYPMPNGLPFPQASVPVVGITPSQMVANVFGSATQPQPYPIPAPTTQLDAQAVGHISPFIKPPQPAAVHPAPLQPANGSVTFNGADSWAAPSQLAPSSPATQPPQQQQEDAFEAQWAALEGRSRQRTTPSPTNPFSTELHKTFEIQL, encoded by the exons ATGAATAAGCTACGGCAGAGCTTCCGCCGGAAGAAAGACGTCTACGTGCCGGAGTCGAGTCGGCCGCACCAGTGGCAGACGGACGAGGAGGCGGTCCGCAGCGGCAAATGTAGCTTTGCAGTCAAG TACCTGGGCcatgtggaggtggaggagtccCGAGGCATGCACATCTGCGAGGACGCAGTGAAGCGGCTAAAGACG GCGGGGAAGAAGCCGGTGCGAGCTGTGTTGTGGGTGTCTGCAGACGGTCTACGTGTCGTAGACGACAAAACAAAG GACCTGATTCTGGACCAGACAATAGAGAAGGTGTCGTTCTGCGCCCCGGACCGGAACTTCGAGAGGGCGTTCTCTTACATCTGCAGGGATGGAACAACACGACGCTGGATCTGCCACTGCTTCATGGCCATCAAGGACTCG GGAGAACGTCTCAGTCACGCCGTCGGTTGTGCATTCGCCGCCTGTCTGGAGCGAAAACAGAAGCGAGAGAAGGAGTGCGGCGTCACGGCGACCTTTGACGCCAACAGAACCACCTTCACCCGGGAGGGCTCGTTTCGTGTCACAACAGCGACGGAGGCGGCAGAGCGGGAGGAAGTCATGAGGCAGCTGCAGGATGCTAAAAAAG cagagacagatgtGGCCGCCGCCGCAGCCACCAGCGTGACAAACTCCTCCACACACCCGTCAGGAGGCTCACCTTCCCCCTCGTCCTCCCCTCCGCTCTCCGCGGGCATGCTGGGACCCCAGGCGATACCGCGCAGACACGCACCGGCTGATGTGATCGCCAGGCAGGGCTCCTTCAGAGGCTTCCCGGTTCTCAGTCAGAAGACCTCTCCTTTCAAACGACAGCTGTCACTGCGCATGAACGAGCTGCCCTCCACCATGCAGCGCAAGTCTGACTTCCCCATGACGAACACAG TCCCCGAGGTGGAAGGAGAAAGTGACAGCATCAGCTCGCTGTGCACTCAGATCACCTCAGCTTTCAGCGGACCCCCTGAGGACCCCTTCTCTTCAGCACCGATGCCCAAACCAACCTCCTCTCCACAGTCTCCTGTAGCACCAG TGAACGGCACAGCTCCCGCCTTCTCTGTCACTACTGCTGTTGCcgcgtctgctgctgctgccgccgccgccgctgctgTAACCTCTAACCCCCCAGTTCTGCCCCCCGCTCTGCCTGCTCGAGACACTAACCCCTGGGCTAAGACCCCAGGAGGGGCCCCGGCCTCAGCACAGCCAG GAAGTAACTGGACAGCCCCCACCCCGGTGATCGTGGTCCCCCCCTCGTCCTCCCCCGTCATGTCCTCCCACAGACGCACCCCGTCTGAAGCAGACCGGTGGTTAGAAGAAGTCACAAAGTCTGTACGAGCCCCGTTGCCTAACCCAATCCTCGCCGGGGCCACGCCTCCCCCGCAGCCATTCACGGCTCCCGTTCTACCGATGCCTGTGGCTGCCCCTCCCTCCGTTCCTCCGGTGGCCTTCATGTCCTCTCTGCCCCCCGCGGTGCCCATGTTGCCCCCTCGACAGCCAGCCTTCCAGCCTCAGGCTCCGGCCTCCTACCCGATGCCGAACGGGCTGCCGTTCCCTCAGGCCAGCGTCCCCGTGGTCGGCATCACGCCCTCGCAGATGGTGGCCAATGTGTTCGGCTCGGCCACGCAACCCCAGCCCTACCCGATCCCGGCCCCCACAACACAGCTCGATGCCCAGGCTGTAGGCCACATCAGCCCCTTTATCAAACCCCCGCAGCCCGCTGCAGTGCACCCCGCCCCCCTCCAGCCAGCCAATGGCAGTGTGACCTTTAACGGGGCAGACAGCTGGGCCGCCCCGTCCCAACTGGCTCCATCATCCCCAGCCACCCAGCcgccccagcagcagcaggaagatgCCTTTGAGGCCCAGTGGGCAGCCTTGGAGGGCCGCTCCCGCCAGCGCACCACACCCTCCCCGACAAATCCCTTCTCCACTGAGCTGCACAAGACTTTTGAGATCCAGCTCTGA
- the numb gene encoding protein numb homolog isoform X3: MNKLRQSFRRKKDVYVPESSRPHQWQTDEEAVRSGKCSFAVKYLGHVEVEESRGMHICEDAVKRLKTDRKFFKGFFAKAGKKPVRAVLWVSADGLRVVDDKTKDLILDQTIEKVSFCAPDRNFERAFSYICRDGTTRRWICHCFMAIKDSGERLSHAVGCAFAACLERKQKREKECGVTATFDANRTTFTREGSFRVTTATEAAEREEVMRQLQDAKKAETDVAAAAATSVTNSSTHPSGGSPSPSSSPPLSAGMLGPQAIPRRHAPADVIARQGSFRGFPVLSQKTSPFKRQLSLRMNELPSTMQRKSDFPMTNTVPEVEGESDSISSLCTQITSAFSGPPEDPFSSAPMPKPTSSPQSPVAPGSNWTAPTPVIVVPPSSSPVMSSHRRTPSEADRWLEEVTKSVRAPLPNPILAGATPPPQPFTAPVLPMPVAAPPSVPPVAFMSSLPPAVPMLPPRQPAFQPQAPASYPMPNGLPFPQASVPVVGITPSQMVANVFGSATQPQPYPIPAPTTQLDAQAVGHISPFIKPPQPAAVHPAPLQPANGSVTFNGADSWAAPSQLAPSSPATQPPQQQQEDAFEAQWAALEGRSRQRTTPSPTNPFSTELHKTFEIQL; this comes from the exons ATGAATAAGCTACGGCAGAGCTTCCGCCGGAAGAAAGACGTCTACGTGCCGGAGTCGAGTCGGCCGCACCAGTGGCAGACGGACGAGGAGGCGGTCCGCAGCGGCAAATGTAGCTTTGCAGTCAAG TACCTGGGCcatgtggaggtggaggagtccCGAGGCATGCACATCTGCGAGGACGCAGTGAAGCGGCTAAAGACG gACAGGAAATTCTTCAAAGGATTCTTTGCAAAA GCGGGGAAGAAGCCGGTGCGAGCTGTGTTGTGGGTGTCTGCAGACGGTCTACGTGTCGTAGACGACAAAACAAAG GACCTGATTCTGGACCAGACAATAGAGAAGGTGTCGTTCTGCGCCCCGGACCGGAACTTCGAGAGGGCGTTCTCTTACATCTGCAGGGATGGAACAACACGACGCTGGATCTGCCACTGCTTCATGGCCATCAAGGACTCG GGAGAACGTCTCAGTCACGCCGTCGGTTGTGCATTCGCCGCCTGTCTGGAGCGAAAACAGAAGCGAGAGAAGGAGTGCGGCGTCACGGCGACCTTTGACGCCAACAGAACCACCTTCACCCGGGAGGGCTCGTTTCGTGTCACAACAGCGACGGAGGCGGCAGAGCGGGAGGAAGTCATGAGGCAGCTGCAGGATGCTAAAAAAG cagagacagatgtGGCCGCCGCCGCAGCCACCAGCGTGACAAACTCCTCCACACACCCGTCAGGAGGCTCACCTTCCCCCTCGTCCTCCCCTCCGCTCTCCGCGGGCATGCTGGGACCCCAGGCGATACCGCGCAGACACGCACCGGCTGATGTGATCGCCAGGCAGGGCTCCTTCAGAGGCTTCCCGGTTCTCAGTCAGAAGACCTCTCCTTTCAAACGACAGCTGTCACTGCGCATGAACGAGCTGCCCTCCACCATGCAGCGCAAGTCTGACTTCCCCATGACGAACACAG TCCCCGAGGTGGAAGGAGAAAGTGACAGCATCAGCTCGCTGTGCACTCAGATCACCTCAGCTTTCAGCGGACCCCCTGAGGACCCCTTCTCTTCAGCACCGATGCCCAAACCAACCTCCTCTCCACAGTCTCCTGTAGCACCAG GAAGTAACTGGACAGCCCCCACCCCGGTGATCGTGGTCCCCCCCTCGTCCTCCCCCGTCATGTCCTCCCACAGACGCACCCCGTCTGAAGCAGACCGGTGGTTAGAAGAAGTCACAAAGTCTGTACGAGCCCCGTTGCCTAACCCAATCCTCGCCGGGGCCACGCCTCCCCCGCAGCCATTCACGGCTCCCGTTCTACCGATGCCTGTGGCTGCCCCTCCCTCCGTTCCTCCGGTGGCCTTCATGTCCTCTCTGCCCCCCGCGGTGCCCATGTTGCCCCCTCGACAGCCAGCCTTCCAGCCTCAGGCTCCGGCCTCCTACCCGATGCCGAACGGGCTGCCGTTCCCTCAGGCCAGCGTCCCCGTGGTCGGCATCACGCCCTCGCAGATGGTGGCCAATGTGTTCGGCTCGGCCACGCAACCCCAGCCCTACCCGATCCCGGCCCCCACAACACAGCTCGATGCCCAGGCTGTAGGCCACATCAGCCCCTTTATCAAACCCCCGCAGCCCGCTGCAGTGCACCCCGCCCCCCTCCAGCCAGCCAATGGCAGTGTGACCTTTAACGGGGCAGACAGCTGGGCCGCCCCGTCCCAACTGGCTCCATCATCCCCAGCCACCCAGCcgccccagcagcagcaggaagatgCCTTTGAGGCCCAGTGGGCAGCCTTGGAGGGCCGCTCCCGCCAGCGCACCACACCCTCCCCGACAAATCCCTTCTCCACTGAGCTGCACAAGACTTTTGAGATCCAGCTCTGA